A window from Moritella yayanosii encodes these proteins:
- the rdgC gene encoding recombination-associated protein RdgC → MWFKNLLIYRFTRPFELDIEQLETKLADFPFTPCGSQDLSKFGWVKPLGKSGQALTHGITDHILICAKKEDKVLPASVVKDMLQEKIDTIEAEQGRGLKKKEKDALKEDIVHQLLPRAFPRSSQTFAWICPSQNLLVVDASSAKKAEDLIALLRKCVGSLPVVPVALTSPADITMTEWLNNGSAAPGFELGDEAELRSVLEHGGIIRCKEQDLTSDEIKHHLNADKLVTKLALDWSESLSFLLGEDMSVKRLKFSDLIREQNDDVATDDYAAKFDADFALMTGELMRFIPDLITALGGEAATTSK, encoded by the coding sequence ATGTGGTTTAAAAACTTACTAATTTATCGTTTCACTCGTCCATTTGAATTAGATATTGAACAACTTGAAACCAAGTTAGCTGATTTTCCTTTTACCCCTTGCGGTAGCCAGGATTTGTCCAAGTTCGGTTGGGTCAAACCACTGGGTAAATCTGGTCAGGCTTTAACGCATGGCATAACAGACCACATCCTGATCTGTGCGAAAAAAGAAGACAAAGTATTACCCGCATCCGTTGTCAAAGACATGCTACAAGAAAAAATTGATACGATTGAAGCAGAACAAGGCCGTGGTCTAAAGAAAAAAGAAAAAGATGCACTAAAAGAAGATATCGTTCATCAACTATTACCACGTGCATTCCCGCGTAGTAGCCAAACATTTGCTTGGATCTGTCCTTCACAAAACTTATTAGTGGTTGATGCATCAAGCGCTAAAAAAGCCGAAGACCTCATTGCTTTATTACGTAAGTGTGTTGGTAGTCTACCTGTTGTGCCTGTTGCTTTAACCTCGCCAGCCGATATCACCATGACCGAATGGTTAAATAACGGCAGTGCGGCACCGGGTTTTGAATTAGGTGACGAAGCTGAATTACGCTCTGTACTTGAACATGGCGGCATTATTCGTTGTAAAGAACAAGACTTAACCAGTGACGAGATCAAACACCATCTTAACGCAGACAAATTAGTCACTAAATTAGCCCTAGACTGGAGTGAATCACTGTCTTTCTTACTTGGCGAAGACATGTCAGTAAAACGTCTTAAATTTAGTGATCTCATCAGAGAACAAAATGATGATGTAGCGACCGATGATTACGCTGCTAAATTTGATGCCGATTTTGCCTTAATGACTGGCGAGTTAATGCGCTTTATCCCAGACCTGATCACAGCATTAGGCGGCGAAGCAGCAACCACATCAAAATAA
- the phoB gene encoding phosphate regulon transcriptional regulator PhoB, which translates to MSKRILVVEDELAIREMLCFALEQKGFEVVEAGDYNEAVERLVEPYPNLILLDWMLPGGSGIKYIKHLKSQPHLSAIPVVMLTARGEEEDKVKGLEVGADDYITKPFSPKELIARLNAVMRRVAPMTQDTVIDIHGLQLDPVAHRVSANDTVIDIGPTEFKLLHFFMTHPERVYSREQLLDNVWGLNVYVEDRTVDVHIRRLRKALTPSEHDKYVQTVRGAGYRFSIR; encoded by the coding sequence GTGTCTAAGCGAATTTTAGTAGTTGAAGATGAACTAGCGATCCGTGAAATGCTGTGTTTTGCGTTAGAGCAAAAAGGATTTGAGGTTGTCGAAGCTGGGGATTATAACGAAGCGGTAGAGCGGCTGGTCGAACCTTACCCTAATTTAATCTTATTAGATTGGATGTTGCCGGGTGGTAGTGGCATTAAATATATTAAACACCTAAAATCTCAACCACATTTATCCGCGATCCCAGTGGTGATGTTAACCGCACGTGGTGAAGAAGAGGATAAGGTGAAAGGTTTGGAAGTGGGCGCGGATGATTATATTACCAAACCATTTTCACCAAAAGAATTGATTGCCCGGTTAAATGCGGTAATGCGTCGCGTTGCCCCAATGACACAAGATACTGTGATTGATATTCACGGTTTACAACTTGATCCTGTGGCGCATCGCGTCTCAGCGAATGATACCGTGATTGATATTGGTCCCACTGAATTTAAATTATTACACTTTTTTATGACCCATCCAGAACGCGTATATAGCCGAGAGCAGTTATTAGATAATGTTTGGGGGTTGAATGTGTATGTTGAAGACCGTACGGTTGATGTGCATATCCGTCGTCTACGTAAAGCATTAACACCGAGTGAACATGACAAATATGTACAAACAGTGCGTGGTGCAGGTTATCGCTTCTCGATACGTTAA
- the phoR gene encoding phosphate regulon sensor histidine kinase PhoR: MNKTNIFVSGLWRLMYWYIPFFLVGLVIDNITLSLLIATVINVVWLYRSQNILHQWLWVARSATPPEGKGSWESIFNGIYRLQRRNKRKRKELRMVIRRFREGAEALPDAVVALDTDFSIMWCNKLAQQMIGLKWPEDAHQHIGNLIRTPDFIQYLNAKDYREPLEITSPTHHAKTLEIRVMTYTDDQSMLVARDVTELRQLEQVRRNFMGNVSHELRTPLTVLKGYLEMIEPDEGDKMFARAHKVMSEQTARMDSLVNQLLALSRIESAQAVDFEKQVDIPFMLSMLEQEVLILGADKALKVEFHIEHGLFAMGDESQLRSAVSNLIYNAVRYTPEQGKVVVEWKQTSAGGLFSVTDNGDGISAEHVHHLTERFYRVDDARSRDSGGSGIGLSIVKHVLSNHDSVLEIDSKVNEGSCFSFTLPLVLYVKRH, encoded by the coding sequence ATGAATAAGACGAACATTTTTGTCAGTGGTTTATGGCGACTGATGTATTGGTATATCCCGTTTTTTCTTGTTGGTTTAGTTATTGATAACATAACATTAAGTTTACTCATCGCGACGGTAATAAATGTCGTTTGGCTATACCGTAGCCAAAATATATTACATCAGTGGTTATGGGTTGCGCGCAGTGCGACCCCACCAGAAGGTAAAGGCAGTTGGGAATCTATTTTCAATGGTATCTATCGTTTACAGCGTCGAAATAAACGAAAACGTAAAGAATTACGTATGGTTATTCGGCGGTTTCGTGAAGGTGCGGAAGCCTTGCCTGATGCGGTGGTAGCGTTAGATACGGATTTTTCTATTATGTGGTGTAATAAATTAGCGCAACAAATGATTGGCTTGAAATGGCCTGAAGATGCCCATCAACATATTGGTAATTTAATCCGAACGCCGGATTTCATTCAATATTTAAACGCCAAAGATTATCGAGAACCGTTAGAGATCACTTCGCCAACCCATCATGCTAAAACGTTAGAAATTCGGGTGATGACTTATACCGATGATCAATCGATGCTGGTGGCTCGTGATGTCACCGAACTGCGTCAACTGGAACAAGTAAGACGTAATTTTATGGGCAATGTTTCTCATGAATTACGTACTCCGTTAACGGTATTGAAAGGTTATCTGGAAATGATTGAACCGGATGAGGGAGATAAAATGTTTGCCCGTGCGCATAAAGTGATGTCTGAACAAACGGCGCGTATGGATTCATTGGTGAACCAGCTATTAGCCTTGTCGCGTATTGAATCGGCACAGGCGGTCGACTTTGAAAAACAAGTGGATATTCCGTTTATGCTGTCGATGTTAGAGCAAGAGGTATTAATTTTAGGGGCGGATAAAGCCTTAAAAGTGGAATTCCATATCGAACATGGGTTGTTTGCCATGGGGGATGAATCGCAATTACGCAGTGCAGTATCTAACTTAATTTACAATGCGGTACGCTATACACCTGAACAAGGTAAAGTTGTCGTTGAGTGGAAACAAACGTCTGCTGGTGGCTTATTTAGCGTGACCGATAATGGTGATGGTATCTCTGCCGAGCATGTGCATCATTTAACTGAGCGTTTTTATCGTGTTGATGATGCGCGTTCACGTGATTCTGGTGGTTCAGGTATCGGTTTGTCGATTGTGAAGCATGTATTAAGCAATCATGACAGCGTGTTGGAAATTGATAGTAAAGTAAACGAAGGGAGTTGTTTTAGCTTTACGCTACCCTTGGTTCTTTATGTAAAACGTCACTAA
- a CDS encoding PstS family phosphate ABC transporter substrate-binding protein → MNIKQIVVALGISMTAIASQSALAAGLDPKLPEYKKVSGISGNLSTVGSDTLANMMTLWAEEFKYTYPSVNVQIQAAGSSTAPPALTEGTSQFGPMSRKMKSKEIEAFEKRYGYKPTAIRVAIDALAVFVHKDNPIKGLTIADVDAIFSSTLKCGEAKRIERWGELGLQGSWAERDIQLFGRNSVSGTYGYFKKKALCKGDFKNNVNEQPGSASVVQSVSSSLNAIGYSGIGYKTSGVRAVALAKKGTNYIAASLDNAASGKYPLSRYLYVYVNKNPNKSLSPMQTEFLKFMLSKQGQKIVVKDGYVPLPNSVTSKDLKKAGITL, encoded by the coding sequence ATGAATATTAAACAAATTGTTGTAGCATTAGGGATATCAATGACAGCAATCGCTTCACAAAGCGCATTGGCAGCAGGTCTAGACCCTAAATTACCAGAATATAAAAAAGTAAGCGGAATCTCAGGTAATCTATCTACAGTTGGTTCAGACACACTCGCCAACATGATGACGTTGTGGGCTGAAGAATTCAAATATACTTACCCGAGTGTTAATGTTCAAATTCAAGCTGCTGGCTCTTCGACTGCGCCTCCGGCTCTTACTGAAGGTACGTCACAATTCGGTCCAATGAGCCGTAAAATGAAGTCTAAAGAAATAGAAGCGTTTGAAAAACGTTATGGTTATAAGCCAACCGCCATCCGTGTTGCTATCGATGCACTGGCGGTATTCGTCCATAAAGATAACCCGATTAAAGGTTTAACCATTGCTGATGTCGATGCAATCTTCTCAAGTACACTAAAATGTGGTGAAGCTAAGCGTATTGAACGTTGGGGTGAACTTGGGTTACAAGGTTCTTGGGCTGAGCGTGATATCCAATTGTTTGGTCGTAATTCCGTATCGGGTACTTACGGTTACTTTAAGAAGAAAGCGCTGTGTAAAGGCGATTTTAAAAATAACGTCAATGAACAACCGGGTTCAGCATCTGTTGTCCAGTCGGTATCATCATCGCTAAATGCAATTGGTTACTCAGGTATCGGTTACAAAACATCGGGTGTACGTGCAGTAGCGCTGGCGAAAAAAGGCACGAACTACATAGCAGCATCACTCGATAACGCGGCATCAGGTAAATATCCACTGTCTCGTTACCTATACGTTTATGTTAACAAGAACCCAAATAAGTCATTATCACCAATGCAAACAGAGTTCTTAAAATTCATGTTATCGAAACAAGGTCAGAAAATCGTAGTGAAAGATGGTTACGTTCCACTACCGAACTCAGTAACATCAAAAGACCTTAAGAAAGCGGGTATTACACTGTAA